The nucleotide sequence TTTCCGGTCAGCCAGCCGATCATGCGTTTGCCGCGTGCGGTTGCACTTGCGTCGAATGACCGGGATTCGGACGTCATCGAGTGCTCAGTGGGTGCCGGAATCATTTACCGGAGCGAATCGAGGAAGCCATCGATGCGATCGAAGTGCTCAGCCCAGGTCGGTGCTCGAAAGCGCTCGATCCGCGTGAGCTGATTCGCCCGCTCGCTGCCGTCCGAGCGAGCGTACTCGCGAATCCGTGCAAGCCATCCCGGCCCGTCGAGCGGGTCGAGATAATCGGGAATGTCCGATGCAATCTCGTGAAAGACCGGCAAGTCGCTGGCGAGCACCGGCACGCCCAACATCAGTGCCTCGACGAGCGGCATCCCGTAGCCTTCGGCGAACGATGGGAAGATGAGCGCTCGTGCATGTTGCAACCACGCATGCAGTCGTTCGTCGCTGCAATCCGATTCTTCGATAACCGCACCGCGAATCGTTGCGCAGCGCTCCAGCATATCGACGACGTTCTCGCATTCCCAGCCGCGCCGGCCGATGACCACGAGCTTGGGTGCGGTTTCCCCCATCTGTTCGACCAGGCGCCGCCAGACATGCAAGATGAACCAGTGGTTCTTGCGCGGCTCGATCGTACTGAGCATCACGAAGTACGGGCCATCGATCGGAGCCGGGCTCGGTGGATGAGGTTCCACGGCAGGTGCGAGTGGAGCGACGACGACTGGCGGGAGCGGCAGCGACGCTTGCCGGGCCTCGTTCGCCAATTCGTCGTAGGTCGCCTGTGAATTGCTGATCAGGCCACTCGCATGTCGGAGTGCTGTATGGATGCGGGCACGATGCGATGCGTCCACGCCAGGGCGGCAATACTCCGCGTGGGTTAGCGGAATGAGATCGTGGACCATGAAGACCGAGCGCGCGTTGCGTTGCGCCATCGCCCGGTAGTAACGGGTGAACTCCATCCCGTTGTGACTTGTATGCAACAAAATTGCGCGATCGAATTTCACCGATCGAAGCCGGTTTAGTAACGCAGAAGCAATTATTCTGCGCAGTGCCCATCGGTCGCGATCAGACGCGAGCAGCAGCGAAAACATCTTCTGCGAGTCTTTTTCCGTCAAAACGGTGGAAAAACCGCGTTCACTCAGGACTGCGCGTGCGCGGTCGCCATATTTGCGAATGTAAGCCAGTCCTACTCTGTCTACCCCGGTGGGGATCAGGCCATCATAAAATCGGGTGGCGAGACGAGTGACGTCTAGAAGTATTTTTGTCACGCAGGTGAAATTTGGTTGTGCGTGCGGAAACGAAAAATGTTTCCGTTTGCCGAAGCCCGATGGCTCATGCAACAATTCCGCCGGGTAATTCTATGGCATCTCGGATGGCGGGACAATTCGCGCGTGTACGTCGATTGATCAGCACAAGCGCCGAGTATGCAAACACAACTGAAGCTTGAGGTCAGATTTACCGATCTGCTCGTGCCCTTGCGCGCAGCAGCAATGGACTTTTGGAACCGCCCGTGTTTGTGCCAGACCGGCTCGCGTCTTAGCGGGCAAAGGGTTCGGCTGCGCGTAAGCCAGGGCTGCTGGACGGCGAAAACTCGAGGAACCTCAAGGGTACCCTCGGTGTTTCGGATGCGCCATGCCGGTAAATTCACCGGTACATCTTACATTGTGCGGTAAAATCCGGCGGCCTTTGAATGACTGGATTGTTAAATGCAGAGTTTAAATCGCAGTGTGTGGTTGGCTGCCGCCATCGGTGGTGCCATTGGGTTGGCTGCGTGCGGGGCCATTCCCACGTCTGGGCCGAGTCGTTCCGAGATTAATGCCAGCAGTACTGGCACGAATCAGGTCAGTCTGCAAGGAATCCAAGTCGTTGACGTGACCGACCAGATTGCGCGGCAACTCTATGCGGGACGAAAAAGTACGGATTTCGCGGCGACCCTGGGTGACAACTCTGCGTTTCAGCAACAGTTGGGTGTAGGTGATGTAGTGGAGGTATCAATCTGGGAAGCTCCGCCTGCCACGCTGTTTGGCGGTGGTACGAGCGACTTACCGGCTCCCAGCAGTGTACCGACTGGCGCACGGTTGACCAAGCTGCCGACGCAAGTGATCGACGGAAACGGCAACATCCATGTGCCGTTCGTCGGCGCGATAAAGGCATTGGGACGTACGCCAAGCCAATTGCAATCCTATATTGCTGCGCGTCTCAAGACCATCGCGCATGATCCGCAGGTTTTGGTGCAACTGGCGCGTAACGAGACCTCGTATGTCACCGTGGTGGGAGATGTGTCGAGCAGCACGCGCATGCAGTTGAGCGCGCGCGGCGAGCGCGTGCTCGACGCAGTCGCTGCAGCAGGCGGCGTGAAGCAGCCGATCAACAAGATCATGATTCAGGTGACGCGTGGCGAAACCGTCGCGCTGGAGCCGCTGGAGTCGGTGATTCGCGATCCGCGCCAGAATGTGCCGCTCAAGGCAGGTGACGTCGTCACGGCATTGTTCCAACCTTATAGCTTTACCGCGTTTGGCGCGACAGGCAAGAATGAGGAAGTCAATTTCGAGGCGCAGGGCATTACGCTCGCGCAGGCATTGGCGCGGGCAGGCGGTCTGCAAGACTCGCGCTCGGACGCGCAGGGCGTGTTCGTCTTCCGGCTGGAGGATCAGCAGGCGCTCAAGTGGCCCAATCAGCCGGTGCGCACGACGGCAAACGGCAAAGTCCCGGTCATCTATCACATCAACCTGAAAGATCCGGATTCGTTCTTTGTGGCGCAAAGCTTCATGATGGACAACAAGGACGTTCTTTACGTTTCCAATGCGCCGGTCGCAGAACTCCAGAAAGTGCTAAATCTGGTGTTCTCCGTCGCTTATCCGATCGTGTCTGGCGTCCAGACATTCAAATGATTATGAAATTTCTGAAGCGAGCTAACCGTTTGTTTTTGATAACAGTCGTTATTCCTACTGTTATTTCAATTATTTATTTTGGTTTTATCGCTAGCGATCAATATACGTCGGTCAGCAGTTTTCTGATTCGTAGCCCACAGCAATCCAATGCTTCGGGGCTGAGCGGGCTGCTGAAAGGTGTTGGGGGATTTTCCCAGTCGGAGGGCGATTCGTATACTGTTCAAAAATACATCCTGTCTCGCGATGCGATGATGGTGTTGGACAAGGAGCAGAATATCAAGTTGGCCTTTCAAAGTGGATCGATTGATTTTATTAATCGCTTTTCTCTCTTCGGCTTGAATGGCAGTCTGGAAGAATTCTACCTTTACTACGGCAAGAATATCGTTGATGCAAAGGTCGAGACCGATTCCCCGATTGTGACCTTGAGCACGAACGCATACGACCCTCGTCTCGCATGGAGCATGAACAAGCGCCTGCTGGAACTGGGCGAGCGGATCGTCAATCAGATGAACACCCGTGCCCGGTCGGATCTGATCAATTCAGCTCAGCACGACGTCGATGTGGCCAAGGAAAATGACCGGGTTGCCACGCTGGCGCTCGCGCATTACCGGAATTCTGCGGGTGTGATCGACCCTGAGCGTCAGTCGACGATTCCGCTGCAGCAGGTCGGCAAGCTTCAGGACGATTTGATTGCAACTCGCGTGCAGATCGCCCAAATGGAGCGACTGTCGCCAAACAATCCGGGGCTGCCGACGCTGCGGGATCGCGCCAAGCTGCTGCAGCAGGCGATCGACCAGGTGAGCCAGCGCGTGGCCGGCGGACAAGGGGCATCGCTCGCCAGCAAGGCCGCCGAATTTCAGCGTCTGACGCTGGAGAAGGAAGTGGCCGACAAGATCCTGGCTGGCGCCATCACGTTGCTGGACCAGGCGCGGGTCGAGGCCGAGCGTAAGCAACTCTACCTCGAGCGCATTTCCGAACCCAGCCTGCCGGACTACGCGATGACGCCGCGCCGTGGGCGTGCCATTCTTGCCACCTTCCTGCTCGGCCTCATTCTGTGGGGCGTGTTGACCATCGTTATCGGTGGAGTGAAAGAGCACTATGACCGCTGACTATCGTCCGCCAACATTCTGGGAACAGGCGCGCATCCAGATCAGGGTTGTCTGGGCGCTGGTCATGCGCGAGATGATCACTCGCTTCGGCCGTGAAGGGCTTGGCGTATTGTGGATGATGGCCGAGCCGGCGATGTTCGTTGTCGGCGTGATGATCATTTTCAGTCATACCGAAACAAAGGCAAAGTATTCGGTGGCTGAGTATTTGGCGGTCAGCTATCCTACTCTGCTGTTCTGGCGAAACACGACGGGCCGGTTAATCAAGGCCATCGAATACAATCGATCATTGCTGCATCACAAGCCGATTCGCCCGATCGACATACTGTATTCGCGCATCATTCTCGAATTTGCGGGTGCGACAGCTGCGTTTCTCGTGCTGTACGCGGTATTGGTGGTGATCGGCATTTGTCAGCTTCCGGCCGATCTGCTCAGCATGATTCTTGGATACTTTTTGGTCGTCTGGTTCTCGTTCAACTTCGTCATGACCATGGCTGCGTTGTCTGAGATGAGCGAGGCGATCGAGCGGATTTCGCACGTCATTCTTTATCTAATGATCCCTTTTTCGGGGGTCTTTATTCCAACGTACGTTTTGCCTTCGAGAATCGCCGAATTGTTGACGTATTTTCCGCTGGTTGATGCGGTCGAATATTTCCACCACGGTTATTACGGCGATCGGATGCCGACACTGTATTACCTTGGCTATACCGTGACCGTGTTGTCGTTTTTTACTCTCTTTGCTCTGTCGATTGCGCATATCGCTATCCGACGTGTGCAGTTGAACTGAGCCGGAGTCGGGTATGATTGAACTGCGCAATGTCACCAAGCGGTATTCGATCCATCACGGGCGGTCGCATCGGGAAGTGCTCAAGGGCGTCAACCTCCGTGTTCGGGCGGGTGAGCGGTGGGGGATCCTGGGTCGCAACGGTGCAGGGAAGTCGACGCTGATTCGTATTATCAGCGGGTCGGACAAGCCGCATTCCGGCGAGGTCGTCAAGACGATGTCGGTGTCATGGCCGCTGGCATTTGGCGGCACGTTCCAGGGCAGCCTGACGGGTAAGGACAACGTACGCTTGATTGCCCGCATATACAACGTCGACTATCGCAAGACGCTGGATCTGGTCGAGGATT is from Burkholderia sp. HI2500 and encodes:
- a CDS encoding glycosyltransferase family 4 protein, which encodes MTKILLDVTRLATRFYDGLIPTGVDRVGLAYIRKYGDRARAVLSERGFSTVLTEKDSQKMFSLLLASDRDRWALRRIIASALLNRLRSVKFDRAILLHTSHNGMEFTRYYRAMAQRNARSVFMVHDLIPLTHAEYCRPGVDASHRARIHTALRHASGLISNSQATYDELANEARQASLPLPPVVVAPLAPAVEPHPPSPAPIDGPYFVMLSTIEPRKNHWFILHVWRRLVEQMGETAPKLVVIGRRGWECENVVDMLERCATIRGAVIEESDCSDERLHAWLQHARALIFPSFAEGYGMPLVEALMLGVPVLASDLPVFHEIASDIPDYLDPLDGPGWLARIREYARSDGSERANQLTRIERFRAPTWAEHFDRIDGFLDSLR
- a CDS encoding polysaccharide biosynthesis/export family protein; amino-acid sequence: MQSLNRSVWLAAAIGGAIGLAACGAIPTSGPSRSEINASSTGTNQVSLQGIQVVDVTDQIARQLYAGRKSTDFAATLGDNSAFQQQLGVGDVVEVSIWEAPPATLFGGGTSDLPAPSSVPTGARLTKLPTQVIDGNGNIHVPFVGAIKALGRTPSQLQSYIAARLKTIAHDPQVLVQLARNETSYVTVVGDVSSSTRMQLSARGERVLDAVAAAGGVKQPINKIMIQVTRGETVALEPLESVIRDPRQNVPLKAGDVVTALFQPYSFTAFGATGKNEEVNFEAQGITLAQALARAGGLQDSRSDAQGVFVFRLEDQQALKWPNQPVRTTANGKVPVIYHINLKDPDSFFVAQSFMMDNKDVLYVSNAPVAELQKVLNLVFSVAYPIVSGVQTFK
- a CDS encoding ABC transporter permease, with amino-acid sequence MTADYRPPTFWEQARIQIRVVWALVMREMITRFGREGLGVLWMMAEPAMFVVGVMIIFSHTETKAKYSVAEYLAVSYPTLLFWRNTTGRLIKAIEYNRSLLHHKPIRPIDILYSRIILEFAGATAAFLVLYAVLVVIGICQLPADLLSMILGYFLVVWFSFNFVMTMAALSEMSEAIERISHVILYLMIPFSGVFIPTYVLPSRIAELLTYFPLVDAVEYFHHGYYGDRMPTLYYLGYTVTVLSFFTLFALSIAHIAIRRVQLN
- a CDS encoding ABC transporter ATP-binding protein, yielding MIELRNVTKRYSIHHGRSHREVLKGVNLRVRAGERWGILGRNGAGKSTLIRIISGSDKPHSGEVVKTMSVSWPLAFGGTFQGSLTGKDNVRLIARIYNVDYRKTLDLVEDFAELGSYLDEPVKSYSSGMASRLAFAISMSIEFDCFLIDEGMSVGDHRFHQKCNVELFEKRGDRAMIIVAHQTDLIRNVCTHAAVLDNGTLKVCETVEDAIRIYESL